One genomic segment of Musa acuminata AAA Group cultivar baxijiao chromosome BXJ3-3, Cavendish_Baxijiao_AAA, whole genome shotgun sequence includes these proteins:
- the LOC135582268 gene encoding O-fucosyltransferase 7-like isoform X2: MQRRRLRPSSVAVLRSVLICAIGTVSLVALLDVHVSPSSSSPFRAAYTLAKRHEIGYGSRRSELAWMQEMAPPQLSKAPTAFHQWDDNNQEASQESEKLWKPPSNHGGFVPCVKPTSSYSPPGESRGYLLVSTNGGLNQMRAGISDMVAIARIINATLVIPILDKSSFWQDSSKFSDVFDEDYFIHSLANDVKIMKKLPKEFAAATKSVKYFKSWSGIEYYRDKISQLWDYHKVIRAAKSDSRLANNNLPPDIQKLRCRAFYQALRFAPSIEGLGKLLVERMRSYGPFIALHLRYEKDMLAFSGCTYGLSASEADELTTIREIIPYWKVKDIDPMQQRSKGYCPLTPKEVGIFLSALGYPSNTPIYIAAGDIYGGDSHMVDLESHFPILMSKLASADELEPFRPYAAQMAALDYIVSVESDVFVSSYSGNMARAVEGHRRFLGHRRTITPDRKALVHLFDKIERGSIKEGKKLSDMTSEIHKRRQGSPRKRKGPISGTRGKERFRSEEAFYENPLPDCLCRLESDVTSSQRP, translated from the exons ATGCAGAGGCGCAGGTTGAGGCCGAGCAGCGTGGCCGTCCTGCGGTCGGTGCTGATATGCGCCATCGGCACCGTCTCCCTGGTGGCGCTGCTGGACGTGCACgtttccccctcctcctcctcgcccttcCGCGCGGCTTACACGCTCGCCAAG AGACATGAGATTGGGTATGGAAGTCGGCGTTCTGAGCTCGCGTGGATGCAAGAAATGGCTCCTCCTCAACTCTCCAAGGCGCCCACCGCATTCCATCAG TGGGATGATAACAACCAGGAAGCGTCGCAGGAATCGGAGAAGCTGTGGAAGCCTCCATCAAATCATGGTGGTTTCGTGCCTTGCGTTAAACCCACCTCATCGTACTCAC CTCCTGGAGAGTCACGAGGATACTTGTTAGTGAGCACCAATGGTGGGCTGAACCAGATGAGAGCAGGA ATATCTGACATGGTAGCCATCGCACGGATTATAAATGCCACTCTTGTGATTCCAATACTTGATAAGAGCTCATTTTGGCAAGATTCAAG CAAATTTTCAGATGTCTTTGATGAAGATTATTTCATACATTCTTTGGCAAATGATGTGAAAATCATGAAGAAACTACCAAAGGAGTTTGCTGCAGCTACCAAATCTGTGAAATATTTCAAAAGCTGGTCCGGGATAGAATATTACCGCGACAAGATATCTCAATTATGGGATTATCACAAG GTCATTCGTGCCGCGAAATCAGATTCTCGTCTTGCTAACAACAATTTGCCCCCCGACATACAAAAGCTTCGTTGCCGGGCTTTCTATCAGGCTCTTCGTTTTGCCCCTAGCATCGAAGGACTAGGAAAA TTATTGGTTGAGAGAATGAGATCATATGGTCCATTTATTGCTCTACACTTGCGGTATGAGAAGGACATGCTTGCTTTTAGTGGTTGCACATATGGTCTGAGTGCTTCTGAAGCTGATGAGCTGACAACAATTAG AGAAATTATACCATATTGGAAGGTGAAAGATATTGACCCCATGCAACAGAGATCAAAGGGCTATTGTCCCCTTACACCAAAAGAGGTTGGAATTTTCCTCTCTGCTTTAGGATATCCATCAAATACCCCAATATACATTGCAGCAGGTGACATTTACGGAGGTGATTCTCATATGGTTGATCTGGAATCCCATTTTCCCATACTAATGAGCAAG TTGGCATCAGCAGATGAGCTGGAACCATTCAGACCGTATGCAGCTCAAATGGCGGCGTTGGATTACATCGTCTCTGTGGAGAGTGATGTTTTCGTTTCATCGTACTCGGGAAACATGGCCAGGGCAGTCGAGGGCCACCGCCGCTTCTTGGGCCACAGAAGAACCATCACTCCTGATAG GAAGGCACTGGTTCATTTGTTTGATAAAATCGAGCGGGGATcgattaaagaaggaaaaaagctATCAGATATGACATCTGAAATCCATAAAAGACG ACAAGGGTCGCCTCGTAAGAGAAAAGGTCCCATCTCCGGAACCAGAGGAAAAGAGAGGTTTCGATCCGAGGAAGCGTTCTACGAGAACCCTCTTCCCGATTGTTTATGCCGGTTGGAATCAGATGTTACGAGTTCTCAGAGACCGTGA
- the LOC135582268 gene encoding O-fucosyltransferase 7-like isoform X1 — translation MQRRRLRPSSVAVLRSVLICAIGTVSLVALLDVHVSPSSSSPFRAAYTLAKRHEIGYGSRRSELAWMQEMAPPQLSKAPTAFHQWDDNNQEASQESEKLWKPPSNHGGFVPCVKPTSSYSPPGESRGYLLVSTNGGLNQMRAGISDMVAIARIINATLVIPILDKSSFWQDSSKFSDVFDEDYFIHSLANDVKIMKKLPKEFAAATKSVKYFKSWSGIEYYRDKISQLWDYHKVIRAAKSDSRLANNNLPPDIQKLRCRAFYQALRFAPSIEGLGKLLVERMRSYGPFIALHLRYEKDMLAFSGCTYGLSASEADELTTIREIIPYWKVKDIDPMQQRSKGYCPLTPKEVGIFLSALGYPSNTPIYIAAGDIYGGDSHMVDLESHFPILMSKEKLASADELEPFRPYAAQMAALDYIVSVESDVFVSSYSGNMARAVEGHRRFLGHRRTITPDRKALVHLFDKIERGSIKEGKKLSDMTSEIHKRRQGSPRKRKGPISGTRGKERFRSEEAFYENPLPDCLCRLESDVTSSQRP, via the exons ATGCAGAGGCGCAGGTTGAGGCCGAGCAGCGTGGCCGTCCTGCGGTCGGTGCTGATATGCGCCATCGGCACCGTCTCCCTGGTGGCGCTGCTGGACGTGCACgtttccccctcctcctcctcgcccttcCGCGCGGCTTACACGCTCGCCAAG AGACATGAGATTGGGTATGGAAGTCGGCGTTCTGAGCTCGCGTGGATGCAAGAAATGGCTCCTCCTCAACTCTCCAAGGCGCCCACCGCATTCCATCAG TGGGATGATAACAACCAGGAAGCGTCGCAGGAATCGGAGAAGCTGTGGAAGCCTCCATCAAATCATGGTGGTTTCGTGCCTTGCGTTAAACCCACCTCATCGTACTCAC CTCCTGGAGAGTCACGAGGATACTTGTTAGTGAGCACCAATGGTGGGCTGAACCAGATGAGAGCAGGA ATATCTGACATGGTAGCCATCGCACGGATTATAAATGCCACTCTTGTGATTCCAATACTTGATAAGAGCTCATTTTGGCAAGATTCAAG CAAATTTTCAGATGTCTTTGATGAAGATTATTTCATACATTCTTTGGCAAATGATGTGAAAATCATGAAGAAACTACCAAAGGAGTTTGCTGCAGCTACCAAATCTGTGAAATATTTCAAAAGCTGGTCCGGGATAGAATATTACCGCGACAAGATATCTCAATTATGGGATTATCACAAG GTCATTCGTGCCGCGAAATCAGATTCTCGTCTTGCTAACAACAATTTGCCCCCCGACATACAAAAGCTTCGTTGCCGGGCTTTCTATCAGGCTCTTCGTTTTGCCCCTAGCATCGAAGGACTAGGAAAA TTATTGGTTGAGAGAATGAGATCATATGGTCCATTTATTGCTCTACACTTGCGGTATGAGAAGGACATGCTTGCTTTTAGTGGTTGCACATATGGTCTGAGTGCTTCTGAAGCTGATGAGCTGACAACAATTAG AGAAATTATACCATATTGGAAGGTGAAAGATATTGACCCCATGCAACAGAGATCAAAGGGCTATTGTCCCCTTACACCAAAAGAGGTTGGAATTTTCCTCTCTGCTTTAGGATATCCATCAAATACCCCAATATACATTGCAGCAGGTGACATTTACGGAGGTGATTCTCATATGGTTGATCTGGAATCCCATTTTCCCATACTAATGAGCAAG GAAAAGTTGGCATCAGCAGATGAGCTGGAACCATTCAGACCGTATGCAGCTCAAATGGCGGCGTTGGATTACATCGTCTCTGTGGAGAGTGATGTTTTCGTTTCATCGTACTCGGGAAACATGGCCAGGGCAGTCGAGGGCCACCGCCGCTTCTTGGGCCACAGAAGAACCATCACTCCTGATAG GAAGGCACTGGTTCATTTGTTTGATAAAATCGAGCGGGGATcgattaaagaaggaaaaaagctATCAGATATGACATCTGAAATCCATAAAAGACG ACAAGGGTCGCCTCGTAAGAGAAAAGGTCCCATCTCCGGAACCAGAGGAAAAGAGAGGTTTCGATCCGAGGAAGCGTTCTACGAGAACCCTCTTCCCGATTGTTTATGCCGGTTGGAATCAGATGTTACGAGTTCTCAGAGACCGTGA
- the LOC135582268 gene encoding O-fucosyltransferase 7-like isoform X3 codes for MQRRRLRPSSVAVLRSVLICAIGTVSLVALLDVHVSPSSSSPFRAAYTLAKRHEIGYGSRRSELAWMQEMAPPQLSKAPTAFHQEASQESEKLWKPPSNHGGFVPCVKPTSSYSPPGESRGYLLVSTNGGLNQMRAGISDMVAIARIINATLVIPILDKSSFWQDSSKFSDVFDEDYFIHSLANDVKIMKKLPKEFAAATKSVKYFKSWSGIEYYRDKISQLWDYHKVIRAAKSDSRLANNNLPPDIQKLRCRAFYQALRFAPSIEGLGKLLVERMRSYGPFIALHLRYEKDMLAFSGCTYGLSASEADELTTIREIIPYWKVKDIDPMQQRSKGYCPLTPKEVGIFLSALGYPSNTPIYIAAGDIYGGDSHMVDLESHFPILMSKEKLASADELEPFRPYAAQMAALDYIVSVESDVFVSSYSGNMARAVEGHRRFLGHRRTITPDRKALVHLFDKIERGSIKEGKKLSDMTSEIHKRRQGSPRKRKGPISGTRGKERFRSEEAFYENPLPDCLCRLESDVTSSQRP; via the exons ATGCAGAGGCGCAGGTTGAGGCCGAGCAGCGTGGCCGTCCTGCGGTCGGTGCTGATATGCGCCATCGGCACCGTCTCCCTGGTGGCGCTGCTGGACGTGCACgtttccccctcctcctcctcgcccttcCGCGCGGCTTACACGCTCGCCAAG AGACATGAGATTGGGTATGGAAGTCGGCGTTCTGAGCTCGCGTGGATGCAAGAAATGGCTCCTCCTCAACTCTCCAAGGCGCCCACCGCATTCCATCAG GAAGCGTCGCAGGAATCGGAGAAGCTGTGGAAGCCTCCATCAAATCATGGTGGTTTCGTGCCTTGCGTTAAACCCACCTCATCGTACTCAC CTCCTGGAGAGTCACGAGGATACTTGTTAGTGAGCACCAATGGTGGGCTGAACCAGATGAGAGCAGGA ATATCTGACATGGTAGCCATCGCACGGATTATAAATGCCACTCTTGTGATTCCAATACTTGATAAGAGCTCATTTTGGCAAGATTCAAG CAAATTTTCAGATGTCTTTGATGAAGATTATTTCATACATTCTTTGGCAAATGATGTGAAAATCATGAAGAAACTACCAAAGGAGTTTGCTGCAGCTACCAAATCTGTGAAATATTTCAAAAGCTGGTCCGGGATAGAATATTACCGCGACAAGATATCTCAATTATGGGATTATCACAAG GTCATTCGTGCCGCGAAATCAGATTCTCGTCTTGCTAACAACAATTTGCCCCCCGACATACAAAAGCTTCGTTGCCGGGCTTTCTATCAGGCTCTTCGTTTTGCCCCTAGCATCGAAGGACTAGGAAAA TTATTGGTTGAGAGAATGAGATCATATGGTCCATTTATTGCTCTACACTTGCGGTATGAGAAGGACATGCTTGCTTTTAGTGGTTGCACATATGGTCTGAGTGCTTCTGAAGCTGATGAGCTGACAACAATTAG AGAAATTATACCATATTGGAAGGTGAAAGATATTGACCCCATGCAACAGAGATCAAAGGGCTATTGTCCCCTTACACCAAAAGAGGTTGGAATTTTCCTCTCTGCTTTAGGATATCCATCAAATACCCCAATATACATTGCAGCAGGTGACATTTACGGAGGTGATTCTCATATGGTTGATCTGGAATCCCATTTTCCCATACTAATGAGCAAG GAAAAGTTGGCATCAGCAGATGAGCTGGAACCATTCAGACCGTATGCAGCTCAAATGGCGGCGTTGGATTACATCGTCTCTGTGGAGAGTGATGTTTTCGTTTCATCGTACTCGGGAAACATGGCCAGGGCAGTCGAGGGCCACCGCCGCTTCTTGGGCCACAGAAGAACCATCACTCCTGATAG GAAGGCACTGGTTCATTTGTTTGATAAAATCGAGCGGGGATcgattaaagaaggaaaaaagctATCAGATATGACATCTGAAATCCATAAAAGACG ACAAGGGTCGCCTCGTAAGAGAAAAGGTCCCATCTCCGGAACCAGAGGAAAAGAGAGGTTTCGATCCGAGGAAGCGTTCTACGAGAACCCTCTTCCCGATTGTTTATGCCGGTTGGAATCAGATGTTACGAGTTCTCAGAGACCGTGA
- the LOC135582268 gene encoding O-fucosyltransferase 7-like isoform X4: protein MQRRRLRPSSVAVLRSVLICAIGTVSLVALLDVHVSPSSSSPFRAAYTLAKRHEIGYGSRRSELAWMQEMAPPQLSKAPTAFHQWDDNNQEASQESEKLWKPPSNHGGFVPCVKPTSSYSPPGESRGYLLVSTNGGLNQMRAGISDMVAIARIINATLVIPILDKSSFWQDSSKFSDVFDEDYFIHSLANDVKIMKKLPKEFAAATKSVKYFKSWSGIEYYRDKISQLWDYHKVIRAAKSDSRLANNNLPPDIQKLRCRAFYQALRFAPSIEGLGKLLVERMRSYGPFIALHLRYEKDMLAFSGCTYGLSASEADELTTIREIIPYWKVKDIDPMQQRSKGYCPLTPKEVGIFLSALGYPSNTPIYIAAGDIYGGDSHMVDLESHFPILMSKLPRKSWHQQMSWNHSDRMQLKWRRWITSSLWRVMFSFHRTRETWPGQSRATAASWATEEPSLLIGRHWFICLIKSSGDRLKKEKSYQI from the exons ATGCAGAGGCGCAGGTTGAGGCCGAGCAGCGTGGCCGTCCTGCGGTCGGTGCTGATATGCGCCATCGGCACCGTCTCCCTGGTGGCGCTGCTGGACGTGCACgtttccccctcctcctcctcgcccttcCGCGCGGCTTACACGCTCGCCAAG AGACATGAGATTGGGTATGGAAGTCGGCGTTCTGAGCTCGCGTGGATGCAAGAAATGGCTCCTCCTCAACTCTCCAAGGCGCCCACCGCATTCCATCAG TGGGATGATAACAACCAGGAAGCGTCGCAGGAATCGGAGAAGCTGTGGAAGCCTCCATCAAATCATGGTGGTTTCGTGCCTTGCGTTAAACCCACCTCATCGTACTCAC CTCCTGGAGAGTCACGAGGATACTTGTTAGTGAGCACCAATGGTGGGCTGAACCAGATGAGAGCAGGA ATATCTGACATGGTAGCCATCGCACGGATTATAAATGCCACTCTTGTGATTCCAATACTTGATAAGAGCTCATTTTGGCAAGATTCAAG CAAATTTTCAGATGTCTTTGATGAAGATTATTTCATACATTCTTTGGCAAATGATGTGAAAATCATGAAGAAACTACCAAAGGAGTTTGCTGCAGCTACCAAATCTGTGAAATATTTCAAAAGCTGGTCCGGGATAGAATATTACCGCGACAAGATATCTCAATTATGGGATTATCACAAG GTCATTCGTGCCGCGAAATCAGATTCTCGTCTTGCTAACAACAATTTGCCCCCCGACATACAAAAGCTTCGTTGCCGGGCTTTCTATCAGGCTCTTCGTTTTGCCCCTAGCATCGAAGGACTAGGAAAA TTATTGGTTGAGAGAATGAGATCATATGGTCCATTTATTGCTCTACACTTGCGGTATGAGAAGGACATGCTTGCTTTTAGTGGTTGCACATATGGTCTGAGTGCTTCTGAAGCTGATGAGCTGACAACAATTAG AGAAATTATACCATATTGGAAGGTGAAAGATATTGACCCCATGCAACAGAGATCAAAGGGCTATTGTCCCCTTACACCAAAAGAGGTTGGAATTTTCCTCTCTGCTTTAGGATATCCATCAAATACCCCAATATACATTGCAGCAGGTGACATTTACGGAGGTGATTCTCATATGGTTGATCTGGAATCCCATTTTCCCATACTAATGAGCAAG CTTCCTAGGAAAAGTTGGCATCAGCAGATGAGCTGGAACCATTCAGACCGTATGCAGCTCAAATGGCGGCGTTGGATTACATCGTCTCTGTGGAGAGTGATGTTTTCGTTTCATCGTACTCGGGAAACATGGCCAGGGCAGTCGAGGGCCACCGCCGCTTCTTGGGCCACAGAAGAACCATCACTCCTGATAG GAAGGCACTGGTTCATTTGTTTGATAAAATCGAGCGGGGATcgattaaagaaggaaaaaagctATCAGATATGA
- the LOC103977508 gene encoding homeobox-leucine zipper protein HOX4-like, which translates to MKRPIADLDSLMPICPSAQESGTYGGEFQPLMDGLEDEDDCGAAAAAAAPGEKKRRLSVEQVRALERSFEVENKLEPERKLRLAQDLGLQPRQVAVWFQNRRARWKTKQLERDYTTLKASYEALRLDYDSLHRDKESLLAQIEELKAKLTGEESLSVSSVKEEPVVSEAETKAAASEEEPPALIYKDGSSDSDSSAVLNDAVLKDYDRRRRGMSSSQDVAPPATAELGSSTSSVPTTAPPHLAPDHHSRPTKGEGFLYHQHHHMLKMEEEEEFLGREEPFTSFFSDEQPPTLNWYYPDHWN; encoded by the exons ATGAAGAGGCCCATCGCGGACTTGGATTCGCTCATGCCGATCTGCCCATCTG CACAAGAGAGCGGCACGTACGGGGGAGAATTCCAGCCTTTGATGGATGGGCTGGAGGATGAGGACGACTGCGGCGccgctgcggcggcggcggcgccgggAGAGAAGAAGCGGCGGTTGAGCGTGGAGCAGGTGAGAGCCCTGGAGAGGAGCTTCGAGGTGGAGAACAAGCTGGAGCCGGAGCGCAAGCTTAGACTGGCCCAAGATCTGGGCCTCCAGCCGCGCCAGGTGGCGGTGTGGTTCCAGAACCGCCGCGCCCGGTGGAAGACCAAGCAGCTGGAGCGCGACTACACCACTCTCAAGGCCAGCTACGAAGCGCTCCGCCTCGACTACGATTCGCTCCACCGCGACAAGGAGTCTCTACTGGCCCAA ATCGAGGAGCTGAAGGCCAAGTTGACCGGAGAGGAGAGCCTGAGCGTCTCCTCCGTGAAGGAAGAGCCGGTGGTGTCCGAGGCCGAGACCAAGGCCGCAGCCTCAGAGGAGGAGCCGCCGGCCCTGATCTACAAGGACGGGTCGTCGGACAGCGACTCCAGTGCCGTCCTCAACGACGCCGTCCTCAAAGACTACGACCGCCGTCGACGAGGGATGTCCTCATCGCAGGATGTGGCGCCACCGGCCACCGCAGAGCTCGGCAGCTCCACCTCCTCCGTGCCAACTACTGCACCACCTCATCTGGCCCCGGATCATCACTCGCGGCCCACCAAGGGAGAAGGCTTCCTGTATCACCAGCATCACCACATGTTaaagatggaagaagaagaagagttcctCGGCCGCGAGGAGCCCTTCACCAGTTTCTTCTCCGACGAGCAGCCTCCCACTCTCAACTGGTACTACCCCGATCACTGGAATTAG